A genomic region of Herbaspirillum sp. DW155 contains the following coding sequences:
- a CDS encoding amidohydrolase family protein: MLTLHRELRMPPAPVRRIKGPMRIDAHQHFWRYRSEDYPWIGTGMDLLAQDRLPYQFQPLLEAQGLHASITVQARPGREETGFLLEMARRDARIAGVIAWDDIAAPQLAERMEQWGRSKLLGLRHPMQEDDDAGLLLSRPQFHRGVRWLQERDYVLDVLAHERHLPQLRQLCALHDQHWVVLNHLGKPALKEFRKGRAAFERWRQEMRELTAMPHVACKISGLLTEADWLRGLCTRDFDHIVQCLDTALELFGPQRLMFGSDWPVCLLAASYARVVAVVREWAAKRLSPADQDALWGESSARIYGLMP; this comes from the coding sequence ATGCTGACCCTGCATCGTGAATTGCGCATGCCACCGGCCCCGGTGAGAAGGATCAAGGGGCCGATGCGCATCGATGCGCACCAGCACTTCTGGCGCTACCGTTCCGAGGACTATCCCTGGATCGGTACCGGCATGGACCTGCTGGCGCAAGACCGCCTGCCCTACCAGTTCCAGCCGCTGCTGGAGGCGCAGGGCCTGCATGCGTCGATCACGGTGCAAGCCCGTCCGGGCCGCGAGGAAACCGGCTTCCTGCTGGAGATGGCGCGGCGTGATGCGCGCATTGCCGGCGTGATCGCCTGGGACGACATCGCCGCGCCGCAACTGGCCGAGCGCATGGAGCAGTGGGGCCGGTCCAAGCTGTTGGGACTGCGCCATCCCATGCAGGAAGACGATGATGCCGGCCTGCTGCTGTCCCGACCGCAATTCCATCGCGGCGTACGCTGGCTGCAGGAGCGTGATTACGTGCTGGACGTGCTGGCCCATGAACGCCACCTGCCGCAACTGCGCCAGCTCTGCGCGCTGCATGACCAGCACTGGGTGGTCTTGAACCATCTCGGCAAACCGGCCCTGAAGGAATTCCGCAAGGGCCGCGCCGCCTTCGAACGCTGGCGCCAGGAAATGCGTGAACTGACCGCCATGCCGCACGTGGCCTGCAAGATCTCGGGCCTGCTGACCGAAGCCGACTGGCTGCGCGGCCTGTGCACGCGCGACTTCGATCACATCGTGCAATGCCTCGATACGGCGCTGGAGCTGTTCGGTCCGCAGCGCCTCATGTTCGGTTCGGACTGGCCCGTGTGCCTGCTCGCTGCCTCCTATGCACGGGTGGTGGCGGTGGTACGCGAATGGGCGGCCAAACGTCTTTCTCCCGCTGATCAGGATGCCTTGTGGGGTGAATCCTCGGCGCGGATTTATGGCCTGATGCCATAA
- a CDS encoding GGDEF domain-containing protein, whose protein sequence is MTLIICVLALMAAVITALVLYQSYKQIERSSINHALNVARIAQRSISRNMELLSLALDSLAWRYRHTRLHSMPAQQQLEFLLGEKVEASYIAAQGIVNAEGELVVGSPVLGEIMPGLFSGRDFFDVPRNDAGATLYVSPPLSVRIERRVHVIVLSKRLVEVDGSFAGIAFMVLYLDYFRQLFEGLSLDKHAVISLYSMNGVAYMRQPYDEAFIGSQAGHLPHLHTMLSPDSPAEGSYFARSPQDEVQRLYAYVRIPQNRWVVFIGWAKRELFGEWTRMLYAVVFLMAAFSIAGIYLISRLRDEFFRRSKLDQQLEEQARTDKLTGLLNRRALDESLQGAWHKAQRNEMARFAVLFADVDFFKLYNDTYGHKAGDYALVAVARCIRGAVARHCDRSGRYGGEEFVALLDEADAEGALHVAKQILAALQAQKIPHERSPFGRLTISIGIACLDRSVHRSVEEVVKAADQALYQAKREGRNRARLFQAPAEMAPAGWQFSSANS, encoded by the coding sequence ATGACCCTGATCATCTGCGTCCTGGCGCTGATGGCAGCCGTCATCACCGCGCTGGTGCTCTATCAGAGCTACAAGCAGATAGAACGCAGCTCGATCAATCATGCCCTGAACGTGGCGCGCATTGCGCAACGCTCGATCTCGCGCAACATGGAACTGCTCTCGCTGGCCCTGGACAGCCTGGCCTGGCGCTATCGCCATACCCGGCTGCACAGCATGCCCGCGCAACAGCAGCTGGAATTCCTGCTGGGCGAAAAGGTCGAGGCCAGCTATATCGCCGCGCAGGGCATCGTCAATGCCGAAGGCGAACTGGTGGTCGGTTCGCCGGTACTGGGCGAGATCATGCCCGGGCTCTTTTCGGGACGCGATTTCTTCGACGTTCCGCGCAACGACGCAGGCGCCACGCTGTACGTCTCGCCACCGCTGTCGGTGCGCATCGAACGGCGCGTCCACGTGATCGTGCTCTCCAAGCGCCTGGTGGAGGTGGATGGCAGTTTTGCCGGCATCGCCTTCATGGTGCTGTACCTGGACTATTTCCGGCAGCTCTTCGAGGGCCTGTCACTGGACAAGCATGCCGTCATCTCGCTCTATTCCATGAATGGAGTCGCCTACATGCGCCAGCCTTACGACGAGGCCTTCATCGGATCGCAGGCGGGTCATCTCCCGCATCTGCATACCATGCTGTCGCCAGACTCGCCCGCCGAAGGCAGCTATTTCGCGCGCTCCCCGCAGGATGAAGTGCAACGCCTGTATGCCTATGTGCGCATCCCGCAGAACCGCTGGGTGGTCTTCATCGGATGGGCCAAGCGTGAACTGTTCGGTGAATGGACGCGCATGCTGTATGCGGTCGTGTTCCTGATGGCAGCCTTCAGTATCGCCGGCATCTATCTCATCAGCCGGCTGCGCGACGAATTCTTCCGCCGCAGCAAGCTGGACCAGCAACTGGAAGAGCAGGCCCGCACCGACAAACTGACCGGCCTGCTGAACCGCCGCGCCCTCGACGAGAGCTTGCAAGGGGCATGGCACAAAGCCCAGCGTAATGAAATGGCGCGCTTTGCGGTGCTGTTTGCGGATGTGGATTTCTTCAAGCTCTACAACGATACCTATGGCCATAAGGCGGGCGATTATGCCCTGGTGGCCGTGGCCCGTTGCATCAGGGGCGCGGTCGCCCGACATTGCGACCGGAGCGGACGCTATGGCGGCGAGGAATTCGTGGCGCTGCTCGACGAAGCCGATGCCGAGGGCGCACTGCATGTGGCCAAGCAGATCCTTGCGGCGCTGCAGGCGCAGAAGATCCCGCATGAACGCAGTCCCTTCGGCCGCCTCACCATCAGCATCGGCATAGCCTGCCTGGACCGCAGCGTGCACCGCAGTGTCGAGGAAGTGGTGAAGGCGGCCGACCAGGCGCTCTATCAGGCCAAGCGCGAAGGCCGCAACCGCGCGCGCCTGTTCCAGGCGCCGGCCGAGATGGCGCCGGCCGGATGGCAGTTCAGTTCAGCGAACAGTTGA
- a CDS encoding serine hydrolase, with product MFCTQQSRSGNDLRFFLLILRRAGVLARLLMCSVLLLVLTALSGKVSEAQAAGSTAGKHRPATSGAKGRKRSVRKKAAAPAARSAHHVRRRGHAAAASAAAVGAASTAAVTSAATAATAATPAAATNTKPELLSRCGFTEASRRHIFSRGVYVLDEQTNTPLFERNPDTVAPIASVSKLMTAIVWLDQKSLPMNQRLEVTEDDLDNLKFTHSRLNVGASLSRADMLHIALMSSENRAAAAISRDYPGGRPAFVAAMNARARELGMSHTHFENGTGLSPENVSTPRELAELVKAANRYQLIRNDSLDKQKIINIGRGQLQYINSNRLIRYGQVNASLQKTGFINESGHNMVLRLLVHDRRPVIVTMLGSDTAEGSRLDGVRIAKWLNCSLN from the coding sequence ATGTTTTGCACGCAGCAGTCCCGTTCCGGTAATGATTTACGCTTTTTCCTGTTGATCCTGCGCCGCGCCGGCGTGCTGGCACGCCTGCTGATGTGCAGCGTCCTGCTGCTGGTGTTGACGGCGCTCTCCGGCAAGGTCAGCGAAGCCCAGGCCGCCGGTTCCACGGCGGGCAAGCATCGTCCCGCCACCAGCGGTGCCAAGGGCCGCAAACGCAGCGTGCGCAAGAAGGCGGCGGCGCCAGCGGCGCGCAGCGCGCACCATGTCCGCCGTCGCGGCCATGCGGCGGCAGCCTCCGCCGCTGCGGTGGGCGCGGCAAGCACGGCCGCAGTGACCAGCGCAGCCACCGCAGCCACCGCCGCCACCCCGGCGGCGGCGACCAACACCAAGCCGGAGCTGCTCTCGCGTTGCGGCTTCACGGAAGCCTCGCGCCGCCACATCTTCTCGCGTGGCGTGTATGTGCTGGATGAACAGACCAATACCCCGCTCTTTGAACGCAACCCCGATACGGTCGCGCCCATCGCCTCGGTGAGCAAGCTGATGACGGCCATCGTCTGGCTGGACCAGAAATCGCTGCCCATGAACCAGCGTCTGGAGGTGACCGAGGACGATCTGGACAACCTCAAGTTCACCCATTCGCGTCTGAACGTGGGTGCGAGCCTCTCGCGTGCGGACATGCTGCACATTGCCCTGATGTCGTCCGAAAACCGTGCGGCCGCCGCCATCAGCCGCGACTATCCGGGTGGCCGTCCGGCCTTCGTGGCGGCCATGAATGCGCGCGCCAGGGAGTTGGGCATGAGCCATACCCATTTCGAGAACGGCACCGGCCTCTCGCCCGAGAATGTCTCGACCCCGCGCGAGCTGGCCGAACTGGTCAAGGCGGCCAATCGCTACCAGCTCATCCGCAATGATTCGCTGGACAAGCAGAAGATCATCAACATCGGACGCGGCCAGTTGCAGTACATCAATTCCAACCGCCTGATCCGCTACGGCCAGGTCAACGCCTCGCTGCAGAAGACCGGCTTCATCAACGAATCCGGCCACAACATGGTGCTGCGCCTGCTGGTGCATGACCGCCGTCCGGTGATCGTCACCATGCTGGGCAGCGATACCGCCGAGGGCTCGCGCCTGGATGGCGTGCGCATCGCCAAGTGGCTCAACTGTTCGCTGAACTGA
- a CDS encoding UDP-N-acetylglucosamine 1-carboxyvinyltransferase, whose product MSNLIVHGGRPLRGDIIPSANKNAVLPILCATLLTDQPLRLIGIPEITDVKKILEIFRVLGSEVKVDYASGVLELHHRDTRFDPKIHHLPEEMRSSIMLVPPLLARFGVARLENDVKGCTLGVREIDPHVEVFQRFGAQVESSPDSLIIRTHGRMQANHHWLDYASVTTTENFVLCAAAAEGESVLTNAASEPHVQEFCRFIAMMGVQIEGIGTSRVSVRGGGQLGGGEFRFDEDFHEIATFLAMGAITGGQVRVRNSAPQQFPLIDRTFAKFGVEVVHENGWSHTRQNGPLKVVKPFTSNILTKVEAAPWPYLPVDLLPIFIALGVKAEGNTMFWNKIYDGAMGWSSELSKFGAHVFLGDPHRLITFGGLPLSPASVESPYIIRVAIALFMVAASIEGRSEIRNALPIRRAHPKFVENLRSLGAVVDWVEED is encoded by the coding sequence ATGTCCAATCTCATCGTACACGGTGGCCGCCCGCTGCGCGGCGACATCATCCCTTCCGCCAACAAGAATGCGGTCCTCCCCATCCTCTGTGCCACGCTGTTGACCGACCAGCCGCTGCGGCTGATCGGCATTCCCGAGATCACCGACGTCAAGAAGATCCTGGAGATCTTCCGCGTGCTGGGCAGCGAGGTGAAGGTGGACTATGCCAGCGGCGTGCTGGAGCTGCATCACCGCGATACCCGTTTCGATCCCAAGATCCACCATCTGCCGGAGGAGATGCGTTCCTCCATCATGCTGGTGCCACCGCTGTTGGCGCGCTTCGGCGTGGCGCGGCTGGAAAACGACGTCAAGGGCTGCACCCTGGGCGTGCGCGAGATCGATCCCCACGTCGAGGTATTCCAGCGCTTTGGCGCCCAGGTCGAAAGCAGTCCTGATTCGCTCATCATCCGCACCCACGGCCGCATGCAGGCCAACCATCACTGGCTGGACTATGCCTCGGTCACCACCACCGAGAACTTCGTGCTGTGCGCCGCTGCGGCCGAGGGCGAATCGGTGCTCACCAATGCGGCTTCCGAACCGCACGTGCAGGAGTTCTGCCGTTTCATAGCGATGATGGGCGTGCAGATCGAGGGCATCGGCACCTCGCGCGTGAGCGTGCGCGGCGGCGGCCAGCTGGGTGGCGGCGAATTCCGCTTCGACGAGGATTTCCACGAGATCGCCACCTTCCTCGCCATGGGCGCCATCACCGGTGGTCAGGTCCGGGTGCGCAACAGCGCGCCCCAACAGTTCCCGCTGATCGACCGCACCTTCGCCAAGTTCGGCGTGGAAGTGGTGCATGAAAACGGCTGGTCGCACACCCGCCAGAACGGCCCGCTCAAGGTCGTCAAACCCTTTACCAGCAACATCCTGACCAAGGTGGAAGCGGCGCCCTGGCCGTATCTTCCGGTGGACCTGCTGCCCATCTTCATCGCCCTGGGCGTCAAGGCCGAGGGCAATACCATGTTCTGGAACAAGATCTACGACGGTGCCATGGGCTGGAGCAGCGAACTCTCCAAGTTCGGTGCCCACGTGTTCCTGGGCGATCCGCATCGCCTCATCACCTTCGGCGGACTGCCGCTCTCGCCGGCCTCGGTGGAGAGCCCCTACATCATCCGCGTGGCCATCGCCCTGTTCATGGTGGCCGCCAGCATCGAAGGCCGCTCCGAAATCCGCAATGCCCTGCCGATCCGCCGCGCCCATCCTAAGTTCGTGGAAAACCTGCGTTCGCTGGGGGCCGTGGTGGATTGGGTCGAGGAAGACTGA
- a CDS encoding HAD-IA family hydrolase, with the protein MAITHFLFDLDGTLMDSDALHHAAFNTILSRWDRSVDVDYYKTHIMGASNAMIFNHLFPGMPPEQYLPLAEEKEQLFRSQLDQEVAPTPGIERLLEHIARIGGRSAVVTNAPRANAELMLKATGLAGRFDTLVIGDELARAKPDPLPYLTALQLLGGRPEQAVAFEDSGSGVKAASSAQVWTFGMLGGLDEARLRAAGAHAVIRDFNDQALWDKLGG; encoded by the coding sequence ATGGCCATTACCCATTTCCTGTTCGACCTCGACGGCACGCTCATGGACAGCGACGCCCTGCACCACGCCGCCTTCAACACCATCCTCTCGCGCTGGGACCGCTCGGTGGATGTCGACTACTACAAGACCCACATCATGGGCGCCTCCAATGCCATGATCTTCAATCACCTCTTCCCCGGCATGCCGCCGGAGCAATATCTGCCGCTGGCCGAAGAAAAAGAGCAGCTGTTCCGCTCGCAGCTGGACCAAGAGGTCGCGCCCACGCCCGGCATCGAACGCCTGCTGGAGCACATCGCCCGCATCGGCGGACGGTCGGCCGTCGTCACCAATGCACCGCGCGCCAATGCCGAGCTGATGTTGAAGGCCACCGGCCTGGCCGGCCGCTTCGATACGCTGGTGATCGGCGATGAACTGGCGCGCGCCAAGCCCGATCCGCTGCCCTACCTGACCGCCCTGCAACTGCTGGGCGGCCGGCCGGAACAGGCGGTGGCCTTCGAGGATTCGGGTTCGGGTGTGAAAGCCGCCAGCAGCGCGCAGGTCTGGACCTTCGGCATGCTGGGCGGACTGGATGAAGCGCGCCTGCGTGCGGCCGGCGCACATGCGGTGATCCGCGATTTCAATGACCAGGCGCTGTGGGACAAGCTGGGCGGATGA
- a CDS encoding TMEM175 family protein, whose protein sequence is MNKSRLEAFSDGVIAIAITIMVLGLQTPQGARLADLAPLMPPLLSYVLSFVYIGIYWVNHHHLLHLATQVDRRVLWANLHLLFWLSLLPLVTSWVANHHRQSAPVACYGVVLLMCSLSFLLLKRALRHSEAAHPSLAALLGQGRKNALSILCYALAIPLSLVTPLGATAVYVLLALLWFLPDHHFEAARTSVN, encoded by the coding sequence GTGAACAAGTCGCGGCTGGAAGCCTTCAGCGATGGCGTCATCGCCATCGCGATCACCATTATGGTGCTGGGGCTGCAAACGCCGCAGGGCGCGCGACTCGCCGATCTGGCACCACTCATGCCGCCGCTGTTGAGCTATGTGCTCAGCTTTGTCTACATCGGCATCTACTGGGTCAATCACCATCACCTGCTGCACCTGGCCACGCAGGTCGACCGCCGGGTGCTGTGGGCCAATCTGCATCTGCTGTTCTGGCTGTCGCTGCTGCCGCTGGTCACCTCATGGGTGGCCAACCATCATCGCCAGAGCGCGCCGGTAGCTTGCTATGGCGTGGTGCTGCTGATGTGCTCGCTGTCCTTCCTGCTGTTGAAACGCGCCTTGCGCCACAGCGAGGCCGCGCATCCGTCGCTGGCGGCCCTGCTCGGCCAGGGCCGCAAGAATGCGCTCTCCATCCTGTGTTATGCGCTGGCCATTCCGTTGTCACTGGTCACGCCGCTGGGCGCCACCGCGGTCTACGTGCTGCTCGCTCTGCTGTGGTTCCTGCCGGACCATCACTTCGAAGCGGCGCGCACCAGCGTCAACTGA
- a CDS encoding YoaK family protein translates to MNAAQRNNRLQSAGLAFLAAYVDTLGFIALFGLFTAHVTGNFILIGAALADSSQMSILLKFLAFPAFILGVAVARVYIAAIQRRRGRALGWSLLLQLLLLIGFMVCGIAAAPVQSPTASWVMAAGLLGTASMGVHSAISRLLLAHLAPTSLMTGNVTQVVIDVVDMLRGAADAGTTERCIKFVWPVLSFGAGAIAAAFAYHAIGFAGLIVPVLILVALVVWEFRQPLPATAAGQ, encoded by the coding sequence ATGAATGCCGCACAACGCAACAATCGCCTCCAGTCCGCCGGACTGGCCTTCCTCGCCGCCTATGTCGATACCCTGGGTTTCATTGCCCTGTTTGGTCTGTTCACGGCGCACGTGACGGGCAACTTCATCCTCATCGGTGCGGCCCTGGCGGACAGTTCGCAGATGTCCATCCTGCTCAAGTTCCTGGCCTTCCCGGCCTTCATCCTCGGTGTGGCCGTGGCACGGGTTTACATCGCCGCCATCCAGCGCCGCCGTGGTCGCGCGCTGGGCTGGTCGCTCCTGCTGCAACTGCTGCTGCTGATCGGGTTCATGGTCTGCGGCATCGCCGCCGCACCGGTGCAGTCACCCACGGCCAGCTGGGTGATGGCCGCCGGCCTGCTGGGCACCGCCTCCATGGGCGTGCACAGCGCCATCAGCCGCCTGCTGCTGGCGCATCTGGCGCCGACTTCGCTCATGACCGGCAACGTCACCCAGGTGGTGATCGACGTGGTGGACATGCTGCGCGGCGCCGCCGATGCCGGTACCACCGAGCGCTGCATCAAGTTCGTGTGGCCGGTGCTGTCCTTTGGCGCGGGCGCCATTGCCGCCGCCTTCGCCTATCACGCCATCGGCTTCGCCGGGCTGATCGTGCCGGTGCTGATCCTGGTGGCGCTGGTCGTGTGGGAATTCCGCCAGCCACTGCCGGCCACGGCGGCGGGTCAGTGA
- a CDS encoding response regulator, whose amino-acid sequence MESTVYVVDDDGMIRTALLRLLASAGLTARGFASADEFLREPLTGTPCCLLLDMKMPGSDGFAVVRHLEQRGEAIPVIFISGYGTIPATVQAMKAGAHEFLTKPIEDERLLGAVQEALVIAGRDLHQRTEQAASASRLEKLTPREREVLELTIGGLLNKQIATELGISEITVKVHKRRVMDKMQTRTLADLVRTAERLQIHSARQR is encoded by the coding sequence ATGGAAAGTACCGTATATGTCGTCGATGACGATGGCATGATCAGGACCGCCCTGTTGAGACTGCTGGCCTCGGCCGGCCTGACGGCGCGCGGCTTTGCCTCGGCCGATGAATTTCTGCGGGAGCCGCTGACCGGCACGCCCTGCTGCCTGCTGCTGGACATGAAGATGCCCGGCTCGGACGGCTTCGCGGTAGTACGCCATCTGGAGCAGCGGGGCGAGGCCATTCCGGTCATCTTCATCTCGGGCTATGGCACGATTCCCGCCACGGTCCAGGCCATGAAGGCGGGCGCGCATGAATTCCTCACCAAACCCATCGAAGACGAACGCCTGCTGGGCGCGGTGCAGGAAGCGCTGGTCATCGCCGGGCGCGATCTGCATCAGCGGACCGAGCAGGCGGCCAGCGCCTCGCGTCTGGAAAAGCTGACCCCGCGCGAACGCGAAGTGCTGGAACTGACCATCGGCGGACTGCTCAACAAGCAGATCGCCACCGAGCTGGGCATCAGCGAAATCACCGTCAAGGTCCACAAACGCCGCGTGATGGACAAGATGCAGACCAGGACCCTGGCCGATCTGGTGCGCACGGCAGAGCGCCTGCAGATTCATTCGGCGAGGCAGCGCTAG
- a CDS encoding BrnT family toxin, which yields MDIVFDPAKDAANLAKHGVSLALAAEMDWDDALIRTDDRHDYKEQREIAIAFIGLRLHVAVYVIRDDQRRMISLRKANQREFQLYAEN from the coding sequence ATGGACATCGTATTCGACCCCGCCAAAGATGCGGCCAACCTTGCCAAACATGGCGTCTCACTGGCGCTGGCCGCCGAGATGGATTGGGACGATGCGCTGATCAGAACCGATGACCGGCACGACTACAAAGAGCAAAGAGAAATCGCCATTGCCTTCATCGGTTTGCGGCTTCATGTGGCTGTCTATGTCATACGGGATGACCAGCGGCGCATGATCAGCCTGCGCAAGGCCAATCAAAGGGAGTTTCAACTGTATGCCGAAAATTAA
- a CDS encoding BrnA antitoxin family protein yields MPKIKQGALPPGDEEDAAITAAALSDPDNPPLSAEDFAVMRPARGRGRPAGSGTKVQVTMRFDMDVLEAFKSEGAGWQSRMNGALREWLAQHR; encoded by the coding sequence ATGCCGAAAATTAAACAAGGGGCGCTTCCCCCCGGCGATGAGGAAGATGCAGCGATCACTGCGGCAGCCTTGTCAGACCCGGACAATCCACCTCTGAGCGCAGAGGATTTTGCAGTCATGCGGCCAGCGCGCGGCCGTGGCCGCCCGGCCGGTAGCGGTACGAAGGTGCAGGTGACGATGCGTTTCGATATGGATGTGCTCGAGGCGTTCAAGAGCGAGGGCGCGGGCTGGCAAAGCCGGATGAACGGCGCCTTGCGCGAATGGCTGGCGCAGCATCGTTGA
- a CDS encoding AraC family transcriptional regulator — translation MIQPLPTRVMKRIRLQDDITLARAAQGGVPEHAPVIDIPGDEAFSIIVQLQDFRHHKLWRGQQLVHAGAHRRGEMAITDLREQWRCQHLSDYDNVRLQLPRATIEHWSEESGRRISGLQQRQAVRDPVVWHLVQAMLPMLGEAANDGDTVFIDTVTLALHTHLAQHYGGQPAPRGSGRLAGWQQVRVRDYMLAHLAQRMSLAELAAQCGLSRAHFSRAFKLSFGLPPHAWLQRQRIALACKLLREGGKSMTAIAFECGFSDQSHFSRVFKQVMGVGPMVWMRGRDG, via the coding sequence GTGATCCAGCCCTTGCCCACCCGTGTCATGAAACGTATCCGCCTGCAGGACGACATCACGCTGGCGCGTGCGGCCCAAGGCGGGGTGCCGGAGCATGCGCCGGTGATCGACATTCCCGGTGACGAGGCGTTTTCCATCATCGTGCAATTGCAGGATTTCCGGCATCACAAGCTCTGGCGTGGCCAGCAGCTGGTGCATGCGGGTGCTCACCGGCGCGGCGAGATGGCCATCACCGACCTGCGCGAGCAGTGGCGCTGCCAGCATCTTTCGGATTACGACAACGTGCGCCTGCAACTGCCGCGCGCCACCATCGAGCACTGGAGCGAAGAGAGCGGACGCCGCATCAGCGGCTTGCAGCAGCGTCAGGCGGTGCGTGACCCGGTGGTCTGGCATCTGGTGCAGGCGATGTTGCCGATGCTGGGCGAGGCCGCCAATGACGGCGATACGGTCTTCATCGACACCGTGACGCTGGCCCTGCACACCCATCTGGCGCAGCATTACGGCGGCCAGCCCGCGCCGCGCGGCAGCGGTCGGCTGGCCGGCTGGCAGCAGGTGCGGGTGCGCGACTACATGCTGGCGCATCTGGCCCAGCGCATGAGCCTGGCTGAGCTGGCCGCGCAATGCGGCCTGTCGCGCGCGCATTTTTCACGGGCCTTCAAGCTCAGCTTTGGCCTGCCGCCGCATGCCTGGCTGCAACGTCAGCGCATCGCCCTGGCCTGCAAGCTGCTGCGCGAGGGCGGCAAGAGCATGACGGCCATCGCGTTCGAATGCGGGTTCTCCGACCAGAGTCACTTCAGCCGTGTGTTCAAGCAGGTGATGGGGGTGGGGCCGATGGTGTGGATGCGGGGGCGGGATGGGTGA
- a CDS encoding DoxX family protein, which translates to METRHPTLWQGLPVPPLDLGLLFLRVAGSFMLFYVHGLPKLMHYAHELTVIEDPFGLGPTVSLWAAILAEALCPVLIALGVFTRLACLPIIGVLLVAMLAVHPGWSIAEGQFGWLLLVIFTSIALCGPGQWRLRNSPAQQ; encoded by the coding sequence ATGGAGACACGCCATCCCACCCTCTGGCAGGGTTTGCCGGTGCCGCCGCTGGACCTGGGTTTGCTGTTCCTGCGGGTGGCCGGCAGCTTCATGCTGTTCTACGTGCATGGCCTGCCCAAGCTCATGCATTACGCGCATGAGCTGACCGTCATCGAGGACCCCTTCGGCCTCGGCCCCACGGTATCGCTCTGGGCCGCCATCCTCGCCGAGGCGCTGTGCCCGGTGTTGATCGCCCTGGGCGTGTTCACGCGCCTGGCCTGCCTGCCCATCATCGGCGTGCTGCTGGTGGCCATGCTGGCGGTGCATCCGGGCTGGAGCATTGCCGAAGGCCAGTTCGGCTGGCTGCTGCTGGTGATCTTCACTTCCATCGCACTGTGCGGGCCGGGCCAGTGGCGGTTGCGGAATTCTCCTGCTCAGCAGTAG